One Streptomyces sp. R28 DNA window includes the following coding sequences:
- a CDS encoding GNAT family N-acetyltransferase, whose translation MSSRTSPISQPITIRRAVARDAKRLTRLVRGSRAYEGKYAAAVAGYRVGPDYIEAHRVFVAVGADEHGVRVLGFYSLVLAPPELDLLFVADEAQGRGIGRLLVAHMQSEARAAGIDRLKVVSHLPAEDFYHRVGAVRTGTAFANPPAVPWDRPEFEFRIPSG comes from the coding sequence ATGAGTTCACGCACTTCCCCGATCAGCCAGCCGATCACGATACGGAGGGCAGTCGCGCGGGATGCCAAGCGGCTCACGCGGCTCGTGCGTGGCTCACGCGCCTACGAGGGTAAGTACGCAGCCGCAGTGGCGGGCTACCGGGTCGGTCCTGATTACATCGAGGCCCACCGCGTCTTCGTGGCCGTCGGCGCCGACGAGCACGGAGTCCGGGTCCTCGGGTTCTACTCGCTCGTCCTCGCTCCACCGGAGCTCGACCTGCTGTTCGTCGCCGACGAAGCGCAAGGACGGGGTATTGGACGGCTACTCGTCGCGCACATGCAGTCCGAGGCCCGTGCCGCAGGGATCGACCGTCTCAAGGTCGTGTCGCACCTTCCCGCCGAGGACTTCTATCACCGCGTCGGTGCGGTGCGGACCGGGACCGCGTTCGCGAACCCGCCCGCCGTGCCGTGGGACCGTCCCGAATTCGAGTTTCGCATTCCTTCGGGATGA
- a CDS encoding pectinesterase family protein → MRGSVDFVFGNATAVIDKSTLHMLPWPGGTILAPNTDYRKKYGILITHSSINSTALSRTMYFGRPWHNSPEAHPQAVIRETLVSGAVDASQPWTNMTPDYPRSWARFKEYKNTGGGAGFGANAPKLTDAEAADFTAAKYLAGSDGWNPTKDNALGSID, encoded by the coding sequence ATCAGAGGCAGTGTCGACTTCGTCTTCGGCAACGCCACCGCGGTGATCGACAAGTCCACCCTGCACATGCTTCCCTGGCCCGGCGGCACGATCCTCGCACCGAACACCGACTACCGGAAGAAGTACGGGATCCTCATCACCCACAGCTCGATCAACTCCACCGCGTTGTCGAGGACGATGTACTTCGGCCGTCCGTGGCACAACTCCCCCGAGGCCCACCCGCAGGCGGTGATCCGCGAGACCCTCGTGTCCGGGGCGGTGGACGCTTCGCAGCCCTGGACGAACATGACCCCCGACTATCCCAGGTCGTGGGCCCGGTTCAAGGAGTACAAGAACACCGGCGGCGGAGCCGGCTTCGGAGCGAACGCGCCGAAACTGACCGACGCCGAAGCCGCCGACTTCACGGCCGCGAAGTACCTGGCCGGCAGCGACGGTTGGAACCCCACGAAGGACAATGCCCTGGGCTCCATCGACTGA
- a CDS encoding pectinesterase family protein has translation MMAHHSSKSRGRGTLEGTNLLVAADRAGDHWTVQDAIDHIPTSGANTIFVDKGDYHEAITVPGNKAWLTIKGVTGVAEDVVIHNSRAHGMLKPDGTQWGTEGSAVATFKPHDLIVQDLTISNTFDPAAHPEINAFETQAVAVAAKGDRQIYRNVRILGRQDTLLVKGRRAPPKPGSTSSSASSEAVSTSSSATPPR, from the coding sequence ATGATGGCCCACCACTCTTCGAAGAGCAGAGGCAGAGGCACGCTTGAGGGCACCAACCTGCTCGTCGCGGCCGACCGCGCCGGTGACCACTGGACGGTGCAGGACGCCATCGACCACATTCCCACTTCCGGGGCCAACACGATCTTCGTCGACAAGGGCGACTACCACGAGGCCATCACCGTCCCCGGCAACAAGGCCTGGCTGACGATCAAGGGCGTCACGGGTGTTGCCGAGGATGTCGTCATCCACAACAGCCGGGCACACGGCATGCTCAAGCCGGACGGTACGCAGTGGGGTACCGAGGGCAGTGCCGTCGCCACGTTCAAGCCTCACGATCTGATCGTGCAGGACCTGACGATCTCCAACACGTTCGACCCGGCGGCGCACCCGGAGATCAACGCGTTCGAGACCCAGGCCGTCGCGGTGGCCGCCAAGGGCGACCGTCAGATCTACCGCAACGTCCGGATCCTCGGCCGCCAGGACACCCTGCTCGTGAAGGGGAGACGCGCACCACCGAAGCCCGGCAGTACTTCGTCGAGTGCTTCATCAGAGGCAGTGTCGACTTCGTCTTCGGCAACGCCACCGCGGTGA
- a CDS encoding ion channel: MTDRAGPGPDTRREARFRRRMIVRVVLRIVGSAIALVTLYFLLPLDHSSAWSAVTMLVIGLLVFIALVAFQVRSIFRSPFPGLRAVEALTTSVPLFLLLFASTYVVMAAMSASNFGGPLTHTDGLYFAVTVFATVGFGDITAKSEAARLVVTGQMIADLVILGLAIKIIMGAVSRRRQPGGASGAQPPEEIHR; this comes from the coding sequence GTGACTGACAGAGCCGGCCCCGGGCCGGACACCCGGCGTGAGGCCCGATTCCGGCGCCGCATGATCGTGCGGGTTGTGCTGCGGATCGTGGGATCCGCCATCGCGCTGGTGACCTTGTACTTTCTGCTGCCCCTGGACCACTCCTCGGCCTGGTCCGCCGTCACGATGCTGGTGATCGGGTTGCTGGTGTTCATCGCCTTGGTCGCGTTTCAGGTGCGCTCGATCTTCCGGTCACCGTTCCCGGGACTGCGGGCCGTCGAAGCCCTGACCACCAGCGTTCCGTTGTTCCTGCTGCTGTTCGCCAGCACCTATGTCGTCATGGCCGCGATGTCGGCCAGTAACTTCGGCGGGCCGCTGACGCACACCGACGGGTTGTACTTCGCCGTCACCGTCTTCGCGACGGTCGGATTCGGCGACATTACGGCCAAGAGCGAGGCGGCTCGGCTCGTGGTCACCGGGCAGATGATCGCTGATCTCGTCATCCTCGGACTTGCGATCAAGATCATCATGGGCGCTGTCAGCCGGCGCCGACAACCGGGAGGCGCCTCCGGCGCACAGCCCCCCGAGGAGATCCACCGCTAG
- a CDS encoding response regulator transcription factor, which translates to MLELLAWATAEGGCHERAARLLGAADALWRDAGSSISAFGPQMAAEHARCEAGAVAALGRASYRKVFEESRLLHYALEPDQEPIVPSAPHPLTARKQEVAELVAQGMTNRQIAAVLVVSSRTVEGHVENIRGKLGLARRTQVAIWWAAKEHQSP; encoded by the coding sequence ATGCTGGAACTGCTCGCCTGGGCCACCGCCGAGGGCGGGTGCCATGAGCGGGCCGCCCGGCTGCTGGGTGCCGCCGATGCCCTGTGGCGCGACGCCGGCAGCTCGATCTCCGCGTTCGGGCCACAGATGGCCGCGGAGCACGCGCGCTGTGAGGCGGGCGCCGTCGCCGCCCTGGGCCGGGCTTCGTACAGGAAGGTGTTCGAGGAGAGTCGGCTGCTCCACTACGCTCTGGAGCCCGACCAGGAGCCGATCGTCCCGTCCGCCCCGCATCCGCTGACCGCCCGGAAACAGGAGGTTGCCGAACTGGTCGCCCAAGGCATGACCAATCGTCAGATCGCCGCCGTACTCGTGGTCTCGTCCCGCACGGTCGAGGGCCACGTCGAGAACATCCGGGGCAAACTCGGCCTCGCCCGCCGCACGCAGGTCGCGATCTGGTGGGCGGCGAAGGAACATCAGTCCCCGTAG